Proteins encoded together in one Ipomoea triloba cultivar NCNSP0323 chromosome 4, ASM357664v1 window:
- the LOC116014822 gene encoding 40S ribosomal protein S3a-like — translation MAVGKNKRISKGKKGGKKKAADPFAKKDWYDIKAPSVFSTRNIGKTLVTRTQGTKIASEGLKHRVFEVSLADLQNDEDNAFRKIRLRAEDVQGRNVLTNFWGMDFTTDKLRSLVKKWQSLIEAHVDVKTTDNYTLRMFCIGFTKKRVNQQKRTCYAQSSQIRQIRRKMREIMVNQAQSCDLKDLVLKFIPESIGREIEKATSSIYPLQNVFIRKVKILKAPKFDLGKLMEVHGDYTEDVGTKLDRPADEPIAEATEPVGA, via the exons ATGGCCGTAGG TAAGAACAAGAGGATCTCCAAGGGGAAGAAGGGAGGAAAGAAGAAGGC AGCTGATCCATTCGCCAAGAAGGACTGGTATGATATCAAGGCTCCGTCAGTGTTCAGCACCAGGAACATCGGCAAGACGCTCGTTACCCGTACTCAGGGTACAAAG ATTGCTTCTGAAGGTCTGAAGCACCGTGTGTTTGAGGTATCATTGGCGGATCTCCAGAATGATGAGGATAATGCCTTCAGGAAGATTCGTCTTAGAGCTGAAGATGTTCAAGGAAGGAATGTCCTAACAAACTTCTGG GGTATGGACttcacaactgataagttgagGTCATTGGTGAAGAAGTGGCAATCATTGATTGAGGCTCATGTGGATGTTAAAACCACTGACAACTATACCCTGAGGATGTTTTGCATTGGATTTACTAAGAAGCGTGTTAATCAGCAAAAGAGAACATGCTATGCTCAGTCAAGCCAGATTCGCCAG aTCCGCCGCAAGATGCGAGAGATTATGGTGAACCAAGCACAATCATGTGATCTCAAGGATTTGGTTCTGAAGTTCATTCCTGAGTCCATTGGCAGGGAAATTGAGAAGGCTACTTCAAGCATCTACCCTCTGCAGAATGTGTTTATCCGCAAGGTCAAGATCTTAAAAGCTCCCAAGTTTGACCTTGGAAAGTTGATGGAG GTCCATGGTGACTATACTGAAGATGTTGGTACAAAGTTGGACAGGCCTGCTGATGAACCAATTGCTGAGGCAACTGAGCCAGTCGGAGCTTGA